AAACCATCTCTTTTATTGCCCAACTTAAATAGTTACTATCATTTACCGATAAATATTTTTTATATAACTCCAACCGCTTAGTAATATTGTTACCAAACGCATACTTAGCAAAAAGTTCAATATTACTCACCAACTGTACTGGCAACAATTTATATGCCATGGTTGTTTTGGCCAGTACCATTTTTTTTGGTAACTCGTGCATAGATTTAACACTGGATACTATAATAAGCTTTCTAACGGTTAAATGTTTACTCATTTCCTGCACTAAAACACCCCCAAAAGACACACCAACTAGCACAATATTTTCATGCGCTATATGCCTGGTCATTCTTAGAGCATAGGCACTAATAGACTCATTTTTTAAAGGTAAAACCCATTCCAAGCAGTGCATCTCAAATTGGTTTTCCGGCAATTTAATATATTCAAAAATTTTAGGGCTTGCCGCCATTCCTGGCATCAAATAAACGTGTATTATCTCTTCACTCATACATTTCAATATAAAAATAAAAACACCAAATAACCTCTAATAGTTTATTTCATAAGGCATTAAACCTGTTTTTTACTTTTTATTAACAATTATTTTTCGTATTTTTGCAAAACAAAGTTATGTAATAGTGCCCACTATTTAAAGTTTCCTGAAAATTAAAAATACTCGCCATGATTGATGTTGCAGATTTAGTTGATAATGATTTTTTACGCCAATACGAACTAAAAATCGACAACCATTTAGCTAAAATTGAATACTCCCTACAAGAACGAAAGATTTTTTTAACAAAACTTATTATTCCTGAAGAAATTAACAATGAAACCTTTAGCGAAGAGTTTTTGACTGCTGTTTTTGAACAAATTGAAGAACGCAACTTAAGCGTTGTTCCCACCAGTCCTGAAATCGCTAAGTTTGTAAGAAGCAACCGAAAATACAAACGTATGCTTCCTGTGGGAGTTAGGATATAGTACCATAATTGCTTTTAAAAACACCTTTCAAAATGGAGTTGGTAGCGGAAGTGCATACGATTCTGATCATAAAAACATCTAGAATCTTAAGTAAAGTGACGCTCTAATGGCTAAATTTAAACTGACCACCAAAAAATTCATTGGTCTCCCTCCATCAATAGTTGAAACTATACACCTTCGGTACTAGGCTTTTAGTTCCTAAAATACTTCCATATTCACAAACTCAAACCGTACCAAACCGTCTTCATCTATTTTGGTAAGTGCTACTGGATGCAGGGTATTAACCAATTCCGGGTTCCAAGGCGCTTTAACTTTTACGTAATTTTCGGTAAAACCGTTTATATACCCTTCTTTATTCTCACTTTCAAACAAAACAGTTCTAGTAGTCCCTAATTGGCTTTCGTAAAATGCCCGTCGTTTTTTAACCG
This genomic window from Mariniflexile sp. TRM1-10 contains:
- a CDS encoding alpha/beta hydrolase family protein, with translation MSEEIIHVYLMPGMAASPKIFEYIKLPENQFEMHCLEWVLPLKNESISAYALRMTRHIAHENIVLVGVSFGGVLVQEMSKHLTVRKLIIVSSVKSMHELPKKMVLAKTTMAYKLLPVQLVSNIELFAKYAFGNNITKRLELYKKYLSVNDSNYLSWAIKEMVCWNQETCLADIVHIHGDHDTVFPIKNISNCITIKGGTHIMIINKHRWFNQNLPRIILEN
- a CDS encoding N-acetyltransferase translates to MIDVADLVDNDFLRQYELKIDNHLAKIEYSLQERKIFLTKLIIPEEINNETFSEEFLTAVFEQIEERNLSVVPTSPEIAKFVRSNRKYKRMLPVGVRI